The Cricetulus griseus strain 17A/GY unplaced genomic scaffold, alternate assembly CriGri-PICRH-1.0 unplaced_scaffold_173, whole genome shotgun sequence genomic interval GGGTGGGGGTGGGCTCAACCCCCAAACGGACCAGAGCATGCCCTGCTCCTTGGGACTGCTGGCAGAGAGCCCAGTCCAGCACTGCTAAGCATCTAGGAATGGAGGAGGCAAGCAATCCCCTCTCACACCCTCCATCCAGCAACCTGGCCTCCCAGAATCCACCTGGGGTCTGGTAGGGGTCTCTGCAAAGGTCTGTGGGGGCTGCAGAGTCTTgctctgcctcagtcaccctgCAGAGTTTCTGTTGTTCTCACTATCAGCAGAGGCATCTCGATACACAAGCCTGATCCACTCAAGGAGGAAGGAGCCGCTGGAAGCGTAAAAACTACAAAGTCAATTCTACAGACCCAGCGCTTCTCTCGACAAGGGGATAGGACAGATCTAATTGCCTGTGAGGGCGATGGATGTCATCAAGAGGGGAACCTGCAACAGGACAGCTGTCTGAATGTTAGGTGGGAATCTGCTCTCACTCAAGGGGTCCTACCTACCCTGATGCTGCTGGAGGGCGGCCTCGAATCTCTTCTCCCTAAGGCTGCAGGATAGCTCAAGCTGTCCAGGAAGCTGTGTAGGCTGTTAACTGCATGACTCCAGGGAGCACTGGTGGTGACTGAGCCTATATGCAGGCTGCCTTGATGCCATGCTGTGTATAGTGGCCCTATCCCAGACAGTTCCCAAGGCCTTGCTCTGCTCTGTAGTGACCCGTGCTGGAGAGAGCTGGGACACTGAAAGTTTGTAGAGTGCTCTGCCGCCTCCATAGAGATACAGCATGATGTCATCACCAGGGATTAACATATTCCAATGCCCAACCAGCAGCCTCCCTGCCCCTGTgtcagggcagggagggaggtggCAGATAGCATAGCTATGGTGGAAAGATGTGGGTGTGTACTTGGGCTGGTTGGGATGGAGCAGACAGTCAAGGGATGTCTCCTTGGCTGCTGTGAGAGCCACGAGACAAGCTACCCGAATACAGTGAGCTCCATGGGCCTAGAGTACTTGGGTCAGTTGTGCTCATGTTTCCTTACCGGTTGAGTTTGGGTTTATTCTTAGGTAAGGACCCTTCTGGAAGCCGTGGCCTGTGATTTGGGAATAGACCTGAGAGGAAAAACATACAGAGTCAGTCTCCACAGTTCTGAAAGGGCCAGGGGTAAAGACCAtgggagtggggagcaggggacaTGGGGAGGGGCCATAGAATCAATATTCTGCTCATTGCTGCTCTTCCTGCTGTGACAGCTAGTCAGGACAAGGAACCTGCAGTCCCCACCACCCCTCTTAGCCTTGGATACTCTGACCTGCTCGGTGAGCCATCTTTACACACTCCTCAATCTTTCGGTGTTCTTCCAGGCACAAGCCTGTGACATTGCGGGGCAGCATGCTTCCATGAGGCCGGATGAACTGACTGAGCAGCAGCACATCCTAGTGAAAACCAAAAATAGGAATGTGGGTCAGCTGGGTTTACATGTATGCTGGGAACTAGGACTGTGGGCTCTCAGGCGTCCACAGGAGAACTCAGTAGGATTTCTATTCCCCATTGCCAACAAAGGGCTTCCAGCACCTCCCCAGAAATCTTCTGACACATTAGGTGAGACCAGAAATGCTCTAGTGAGCGCTTTATCAACAGTCTTTCTTGGGAGTAAGATGTCTGGTAGTCtgccagggagtggtggcacacgcctttaatcccagcacttgggaggcagagacaggcagttctctgtgagttcgaggccagcttggtctacagagcgagtgctaggtcagccagggatacacagagaaaccctgtctcaaaaccaaaatcaccaggcagtggtggcattcAGCTTtacttaatcccagcattagggaggccgaggcaagtggatctttgtgggttcacctggtatacagagcaagttgtAGAATAGCAGAGAGCTGTTACACTgataaatcctgtctcagaacaaacaaacaaaaccaaacccaaacaattaaaaagaaagtatgtCTCACCGTCACTGGTCATTTTCCTTGGCTGGGATGGGACATGTAAAGCACTTCCATGAGAGGCAACGCCTGTCCACCTCAGCCTCTGAATCTAGATGGCACAGGTGAAGTGCATATAGACAGACACTCCTCCTGCTGTTCCTGCTCAGGTATCAGGCAGGCACTGAGCTGAGAGGAAGGGAACTGGGCTATGAAGTCCAGCCCATGTTTCCTAAGTTCAGATGGGAATGGGTCCTTGGGCTTCCTCATCACACACCTAACAAACTGTATGGGATTAAGTCTAGCAAGAAGGACAAACTGATAAGAAACCCTCTCTCCCACCAGAATTGACTCAAAAGGGCTAAGCAACATTTGTCCCTACCAGGGCCCAATGCCAGCCTTTGTCCCTTTACTAAATTGCTGCCTTGGCTGCCTTGCCGTATGACTGCAAATCTGTTTTAATCACTGGACAGATCCCGGGGACCCTGAGCCCCAAACTCTCAGCCCAGCACTCTTCAGAAGCAGGTAGCAGACTTGGACTAATGCACAGCTAACATACTGGCTTGCATCCCTCAGCACCCTTCACTGCAGGCTGCCAGCCAGCCGACAGCAGCACACAGCGTGGGCCCACAGTGCTCCAAGtggaaaggggaaaaaggaaaaacagctttAGTCTTTACCTTGGAGAGGATTAGATTTCTTCTCCTGGAAAAACAGCCAATCATTTCCTGGAAATGGCCGGTAGGAACCTGCCCTAGTGGCTGGGCAGGTGTGGGGTTTGCCTCCCTATCtgcagctgggattacaagcatgcctGTACATTCACTGACATCCATGAAACAAGCAGCTCTGAACTCAGCCTTCTGCTGTACTCTGGGCACTtattttcagaggacccagggcaGGGTGAGGGCCATGCCCCGCCCCCATGCCCAGAGGTGGACTGAAGCCAAGGTCCCCTGTCCAGATTAGTTGGGTCACTCTGCTCAGATCTTCCTGCACTTACCATCTGAATAAGATCTCTGTCCTTAGCCACCCTGTGTCTCAGAGGGGATCTGGGACAACACACAGGTCAAACTGGCCCAGAGCCTGAATCACCTGAAACCCCCCAAAAAGTGCTTGTGTCACAGTGAGAACTCTGAAGAACAATGTGGGTCCCCAGGACTGACTGGGCCCTGTCTTCTCTGCAGGGTAGGAGTTAGCACAACATGGGCTCTGCCTGGCTCCCCAGCTCTGATACTTACTGCAGGAAGTTTATTAACTTCTTCATGTCTAGGATTCCCTCACTGCAAAGCAAGGATGAAGTCCCTACTTCATGGAGTTAATCAGAAATCtaagggccagaaagatggctcagccagtaaaggtgcttgctgtgcctGACCATCAGAGACTGATCCCCAGGATCcataagaaggaaggaggaaactgaCTTCCTCACGTGTGCTGTGACATCTGTtccttcacacatatacacattcctccaaaaaaagaaaaaaacaacaaaaaaaagatgccgggcagtggtggcacacacctttaatcccagccctagggaggcaggaggatctccaagttcaaggccagcctggtctacagagtgagtcccaggacagccagggctacacagaaaaccctctctcgaaaaacaaaacaaaacaaacaatgaagcCTGTGACTGCTCAGGACATGGCCTACTGGAGCAGGCCTGCTCTGGGTATGTTCATGATCATCTCCTTTCCCAGAAGCAGCTGCTTTGGAAAAGGTACAGCAATTGGGTCGTCTGGAGCTGCACTGCGGAGACTAAGATGTGTCTACAGATCACACTGTGAACCACCTCAGggagaggaaagccaaatccagaCCCGATTTCATTCCTGTGAGAACTACCCCTGCCCTTATAACCAGGCCATGAATTCCATGGCTTCCAGCTCCACACAGCCTGTGAGAACTTTCTCTTTGAGGCTGAGTTGTGTAtaagtggtttgcctgcatgtatgtatgtgcactgcatgcTTACTCAGTATCCTTGGGAGACATGAGGGCACCGggtactctggaactggagttatgggtagttGGGAGTTGCCATTTGGGTGCTAGGAGCAGcaaacaaatgctcttaacagctgagcttcctctccagcaccatatttctttaaatttttattcctgGAGATTATTTTGTGCATATAGTTATTTTGGCTGCACGTATGTAcatataccatgtgcatgcagtgcctgtggaggccagaagagggtgttggatcatcTGGGAGCTGAACCcctgtcctctagaagagcagccagtgctcttaaccactgagctttgTCTCCAGCCCGCAGCCCAGTATTCTCAAAGCCTCTCAGAGTCTACCACACAGTCAGATTTCAGGTTcattgtctttgctagccatgtAACGCAGCTGTCACTACCTGAGGAGGACAATGCTCAAGGCAAGAGGACTCTGGCCCCAGGGGATACTGTCACACTCACCTCATAGTTATATTTGTGCTTCAGGTTCCAACGGCAGATGGGGCACTGGCCTGAGGGGTTAGGGGGATTTGGAGTTGCCTTGGGAGTTTCTGTGATTCGGCCTTCAATctaagagggagggggaaaaaagccaGCGTGAGATCCTGGGCCAGGCATGCTGGACAGGCATGCAGGTCTTTAACTCTGAGCACACCCTGAAGGAACACCAGTCAAAACTTACTTCTGGGGGCCTCATGGCAGTAACTAACAGGTCTGCTTGCATGGTGGAGATTTTCTATAGCTGCTCTATGCTGGGCCTTGGCCACAGGGATGTGGTTTGGTGACCAGACaagtgatgcacacctgtaatcccagcagtgggtggcagaggcaggaaaagtagaagttcaaggctagcctgggctacacagtattAAGTTGCAAGTCAGCAGGGTAATATGGTAATactcttgcctcaaaaaaccagaTAAAGAGCAATGATGACATCAGACAGACATAGAAACTGGTAACTAGagtagtagttctcaaccttcctaatgctgtgaccctttaatacaattcttcatgttgtggtgacccccagcccaaaattatttttgttgttacttcataaccaATTTTGGTACTGTTAacaatcataatgtaagtatctttGAGAGTTGTGACCTACAGTTTGAGAACTGTTGAACTAGAGGGAAGGGTTTGCCATACCAACTGAATGCTATCTTTCCTTCCTCAACAAAGCACAATAAAATACCTGCACCCTAGGCTTCCTCCCTGGCCCCGGGAGCGGTGACGCATGCGCATGGCTGAAAGTCccaaatggggctggagagatgctcagcagctaagagcactcgCTCCCAGCACCCCAGTTCCGGAGGCGTCTGATACCCTCTCCCGGGAGGCCTCCAAGAgtacctgtgtgcacatgtacacatacggACAACTAATGCCAGATGGCTAGATTCACTGTTCAAAGAAAGCATCCACCCCTTCTCTATGCTATCTGCAGAGAGCACTGCTTCCTGCTTTATGGGACTACAGAGCTGTATCTGTGCTAGCAGGCTCCAAAAACAGGGGGTTAGGGGGTTTCCCCCTGGCTGGCCATGTCTGAGGACATTTCTGATTGGACAGCTGGGGGAAGGCGGGAGGTGGGCATCTAGCAAGGATGCACAATGGAGCCCTCACAACAAAGAACACCAGCCAGTGCTGCAGTTGAGAAACCCTGGGAATAGCCAGACAAGTGGGTATCTGTGTGCACTGCTCTCATCTCTCCCTCcgcaacaaacagaaaacatggacagatggacacacaACACGTCCTCCTCTAAAACAAACCAGGGTCCCACTAGGTAGACTTAGCTGGCTTGGGTCTTGTTAGACTAGGTGGGACTCACatttgcctttgcttcctgagttctgggattacagctcTCTTTACTTCTATCATTTTGGTTAACACCTTTCAAAGACCCTGCAGAGGCCACATGTGACATGGCCTTCCTATCATGACTGTACCCTGACCTAGCCTTGGAGTGGCTAAGTGTACTAAAGCAATGATCTGGGAGTCAGCTCCAACTGCAAGGGGAGCTTAGCAGGCCTCACTGAGGCTGAGCCTAAGAACATGGCTGGGATTGATTTGAGAGGCACGGGGACAAAAATAATCCTTTCCCCTGGGCTGAGGAAGCCTAGAAGTTCTGCTCAGTTATGTCAGGCCCCACTTCTACCATGGCAACCCCAAATACGTCAGAGGGAAGCTGTGGGCCAGGGAAAATCTGCAGGTGCATGGGAGGCCTAGTGGGCCCCAGGAGAGAGCCACTGTTCATTGGCTCACTGTTATTTAGCTGGCTCTGCACTAAGAATGGTTCACATGTACCAGTTCATCTCACTCCCACAACTTAGCGCTGCAGCCGTCAGATCTGATTTTGGAGAACATACACCCACAGTCAGTCACAGCGGCACctgacagacagagctacagtgTTTCCATGCTCCTCTACAAACAGCAGATCCATGCCTCACATGAAAACCCTCTTTATACTTAAAGTCAGATACAGACAGCACCATCAGCTGGGAAGCAAGCCTCCAATTCTGAATGTTTAACATGTTATCTTCTCTTAGAGATGCTGTTACTGGTGGTGAACTAGCTGGTTCTGAAGTCTGAAGATGGCAGATGACAGGCAGGAATAGTCTGCCATAGTCTTCAAGGGAAAGTGGAAATAGCCAACAGAAGAGTGATGGACATTCTGATGAGCCAGGAAGAAGGCCGGGCCCAGGACATTAGCGCATTAGCAGGCGATACAGTGGGTAGGGGGCACTCTCTTAGCACTGAGCACTCTGTCTGTTcccagaaaagcaaaagcaagatgCCACTTCCAAAGTCTGAttgtcaggctgggtgtggtggtgcaaacctttagtcctagcactcgggaggcagacacaggcagatctctgagtttcaggccagcctggtctacagagtgggtttcaggacagccagagctacagagaaaccctgtctcaaaaaacaaaaccaaaaaagtctGACATTACCATTTTCTCCAGCATAAAGTTTATAGGGAGAAGGCTTTTTGTcatttgaggtagggtctctgtatagcccaggtttgccttgaactcactatgtagctaaggagaGCAAAATCACGCCAAGATTGTTGTTGGTTTTAATCAGATGCCCAAAGGGGATGGAGTTCCCTAAAAAGTGAGCATTATGTGAGGCTAACCCGTGGAAAGGA includes:
- the LOC113832311 gene encoding 28S ribosomal protein S18a, mitochondrial-like, which produces MQADLLVTAMRPPEIEGRITETPKATPNPPNPSGQCPICRWNLKHKYNYEDVLLLSQFIRPHGSMLPRNVTGLCLEEHRKIEECVKMAHRAGLFPNHRPRLPEGSLPKNKPKLNR